A section of the Cryobacterium soli genome encodes:
- a CDS encoding bifunctional aldolase/short-chain dehydrogenase — MKSLWQTPTSDGQSALDECVQGSRTIGAHEALVLHGGGNSSIKDTITDVTGAYLDVIYVKGSGWDMATIKPQGFAPLRLTRLRELLTIDAITDAALVNELRCALLDASAPDPSIESLLHALLPYRAVLHSHADVIVSLTNQPDPAAAVTELFGDSVVLIPYVMPGFDLARLANELWPKLATEKTRGMVLLNHGLFTFGDTMAEAYSRHLEFISTAEAAVTGDAAEPAASAASVEPAAADPLATARLRRAISAHAGRPMIVGHHTATRVWDFVGRADLAEIASRGPATPDHIIRTKRLPLVGRGVDAAGVDGYVADYRAYFERNRGRSAVPLDILDPTPRFILDPEQGMFTVGKTIKDANIVRDIALHTFDVIEAGERLGSYTALPEGELFDIEYWDLEQAKLRMGGAPAELTGQVALVTGAASGIGRSIAKHLLDLGACVVGIDISPGVTDSFSGAGWLGIPADVRDRAALADALSQTVTHFGGLDILVVAAGVFAESAPITSLDGAVWDRTLAINVGSVQTLFALAQPLLAESPSYGRVVVIGSKNFAAPGPGAAAYSASKAALTQLARVAALEWARDGIRVNTVHPDAVFDTALWTPELLAERAEKYGVSIDEYKRRNLLSTEVTSLDVAHMVGAMVTATFQSTTGAQVPVDGGNDRVI, encoded by the coding sequence GTGAAGAGTCTGTGGCAGACGCCCACATCCGACGGGCAGAGCGCCCTCGACGAATGCGTGCAAGGGTCGCGCACTATCGGGGCGCATGAGGCCCTGGTGTTGCACGGCGGCGGCAACTCCTCGATCAAGGACACCATCACCGATGTCACCGGCGCCTACCTCGACGTGATCTACGTCAAGGGCAGTGGCTGGGACATGGCCACGATCAAGCCGCAGGGGTTCGCCCCGTTGCGGCTCACCCGGCTGCGCGAGCTACTCACGATCGACGCCATCACCGACGCCGCGCTGGTGAACGAGCTGCGCTGCGCGCTGTTGGATGCGTCGGCACCCGACCCGTCGATCGAGTCGCTGCTCCACGCCCTGCTGCCCTACCGGGCGGTGCTGCACTCGCACGCCGACGTGATCGTCTCGCTCACCAACCAGCCCGATCCGGCCGCGGCCGTCACCGAGCTCTTCGGCGACTCGGTGGTGCTCATCCCCTATGTCATGCCTGGTTTCGACCTCGCCCGGCTCGCCAACGAGCTCTGGCCGAAGCTTGCGACCGAGAAGACCCGGGGCATGGTGTTGCTCAACCACGGCCTATTCACCTTCGGCGACACCATGGCCGAGGCCTACAGCCGGCACCTCGAGTTCATCTCGACCGCCGAGGCTGCCGTCACGGGCGACGCCGCGGAGCCGGCAGCATCGGCCGCATCCGTCGAGCCAGCCGCGGCCGACCCGCTGGCCACCGCCCGGTTACGCCGTGCCATCTCTGCGCACGCGGGCCGCCCGATGATCGTGGGCCACCACACCGCGACCAGGGTGTGGGATTTCGTCGGCCGCGCCGACCTGGCCGAGATCGCCTCCCGCGGGCCGGCCACCCCCGACCACATCATTCGCACCAAGCGGCTGCCGCTGGTGGGTAGAGGTGTCGATGCCGCCGGAGTAGACGGCTACGTTGCCGACTACCGGGCCTACTTTGAGCGAAACCGGGGCCGTTCGGCAGTGCCGCTGGATATTCTGGACCCCACCCCACGGTTCATCCTCGACCCGGAACAGGGAATGTTCACGGTGGGCAAAACCATCAAGGATGCCAACATCGTGCGCGATATCGCGTTGCACACCTTCGACGTGATCGAAGCCGGCGAAAGGCTCGGCAGCTACACGGCCTTGCCGGAGGGTGAGTTGTTCGACATCGAATACTGGGACCTCGAGCAGGCCAAGCTGCGCATGGGCGGCGCACCAGCCGAGCTCACCGGCCAGGTGGCCCTGGTCACCGGGGCGGCGTCCGGTATAGGCCGCAGCATCGCGAAACACCTGCTCGACCTCGGCGCCTGCGTGGTCGGCATCGACATCTCGCCCGGCGTGACCGACAGCTTCTCGGGAGCGGGCTGGCTGGGCATCCCGGCCGACGTGCGGGACCGGGCCGCGCTGGCCGACGCGTTGAGTCAGACCGTCACACACTTCGGCGGTCTCGACATCCTCGTGGTCGCTGCCGGAGTCTTCGCCGAGAGCGCCCCCATCACCTCGCTGGATGGCGCCGTCTGGGACCGCACCCTGGCCATCAACGTGGGCTCGGTGCAGACCCTGTTCGCGCTAGCCCAGCCGCTGCTGGCCGAGTCGCCCAGCTACGGCCGGGTGGTCGTGATCGGCTCGAAGAACTTCGCCGCCCCCGGACCCGGCGCCGCCGCCTACTCCGCGTCGAAGGCTGCGCTCACGCAGCTGGCCCGGGTGGCCGCCCTGGAGTGGGCGCGTGACGGCATCCGGGTGAACACCGTGCACCCCGACGCGGTCTTCGACACCGCCCTGTGGACGCCAGAGCTGCTAGCCGAGCGGGCCGAGAAGTACGGCGTGAGCATCGACGAGTACAAGCGCCGCAACCTGCTCTCCACCGAGGTGACCAGCCTAGACGTGGCCCACATGGTGGGCGCGATGGTCACCGCCACCTTCCAGTCCACCACCGGCGCGCAGGTACCCGTCGACGGTGGCAACGACAGGGTCATCTAG
- a CDS encoding substrate-binding domain-containing protein produces the protein MKRPTKLLGLTVTAIAATALLAGCGTVGETGGATVAGGSDGEVFRIATVSKVEGISWFEAMRTGVDQFNADNGDVVEAWQTGPDTGDPAKQVQIVEDLIAQGVDALVVVPNDPQSIAPVLKKARDAGIVVITHEAPALAATESVDYDLEAFDNAEFGEKMFEQLAGQMGGKGTFVGEVGSLTSETHMAWYNAGVAYLEANYPDITPVSAQPYEDDNDDSKARDNALEILKAYPDLGGFIGTSVSAGANFAAVLKEKNLTNIATSMLSLPSVAGPYLEEDVVGSAQAWNPAGAGYAANAVALAVLQDRAVESGNDLKFEGYDDVTVDGKLITGAAILMIEKGQYPGGKYPF, from the coding sequence ATGAAGCGTCCAACCAAGCTTCTCGGCCTCACGGTCACCGCGATCGCGGCGACCGCCCTGCTGGCCGGGTGTGGCACCGTCGGAGAGACCGGGGGCGCCACCGTTGCCGGCGGCTCCGACGGTGAAGTCTTCCGCATCGCCACAGTGTCCAAGGTCGAGGGAATCTCCTGGTTCGAAGCCATGCGCACCGGCGTCGATCAATTCAATGCCGACAACGGCGATGTCGTCGAGGCCTGGCAGACGGGCCCGGACACCGGCGACCCTGCCAAGCAGGTGCAGATCGTCGAGGACCTCATCGCCCAGGGCGTGGATGCCCTCGTCGTAGTGCCCAACGACCCGCAGTCGATCGCGCCGGTGCTCAAGAAGGCCCGCGACGCAGGCATCGTGGTCATCACCCACGAGGCCCCGGCGCTCGCCGCGACCGAGAGCGTCGACTACGACCTCGAAGCTTTCGACAACGCCGAGTTCGGCGAGAAGATGTTCGAGCAGCTCGCCGGCCAGATGGGCGGCAAGGGCACCTTCGTCGGCGAGGTCGGCTCGCTCACCAGTGAGACCCACATGGCCTGGTACAACGCCGGCGTCGCCTACCTCGAGGCCAACTACCCCGACATCACCCCGGTGTCTGCGCAGCCCTACGAAGACGACAACGACGACTCCAAGGCCCGCGACAACGCCCTGGAGATCCTCAAGGCGTACCCCGACCTCGGCGGCTTCATCGGCACCTCGGTCTCGGCCGGCGCGAACTTCGCCGCCGTGCTCAAGGAGAAGAACCTCACCAACATCGCCACCTCGATGCTGAGCCTGCCCTCGGTGGCCGGCCCCTACCTCGAAGAAGACGTGGTGGGTTCGGCACAGGCCTGGAACCCCGCAGGCGCCGGCTACGCTGCCAACGCCGTCGCCTTGGCCGTGCTGCAGGACCGGGCCGTGGAGTCGGGTAACGACCTCAAGTTCGAGGGCTATGACGACGTCACCGTCGACGGCAAGCTCATCACCGGTGCCGCGATCCTGATGATCGAAAAGGGCCAGTACCCCGGCGGCAAGTACCCGTTCTAG